Proteins encoded within one genomic window of Pseudalkalibacillus sp. SCS-8:
- a CDS encoding HesB/YadR/YfhF family protein produces MEFSITKPAVQWFINELDLSEGDHVRFFARVGGCSTVQSGYSLGISKESPFEPAKTFESDGITFFIEEKDIWYFDDHDLKIKYSRKYDEISFEYSGQDHD; encoded by the coding sequence ATGGAATTCTCGATAACGAAACCAGCAGTGCAATGGTTCATCAATGAACTCGATCTATCAGAGGGCGATCATGTCAGATTCTTCGCACGGGTCGGAGGGTGTAGTACCGTCCAATCTGGATATTCACTCGGTATTTCAAAAGAGTCCCCATTTGAACCAGCAAAGACGTTTGAATCTGATGGGATCACGTTCTTCATTGAAGAAAAGGACATCTGGTATTTTGATGATCATGACCTTAAAATCAAATACAGCCGTAAATATGATGAAATCTCTTTCGAGTATTCTGGACAAGATCATGATTGA